The nucleotide sequence AAGAGACAAAGCTAGATGAAATTCGATCGCAGTATTCTTGAGGCGATCGCCCGTGACTCTCTGCCGCTCGTTGAATTTTTTGCCCGTGTTCGTCCGTGCCTGTAATCATGAGTACGGACTTGCCCAACAATCGCTCAAACCGAGCCAGCGCATCTGCTGCCATCGTTGGATAAGCACTGCCGATATGAGGTAAGTCGTTGACGTAATATAGTGGCGTTGTAACAGCGAATGTGTCTTTGCTGCGATCGGCAAAATTCATGAATCTTAAGCAGAGGATCTAAAAAAACTCCCTCTATCATATATCAGCCTTGGTAGTTATATATTTTCATCGCTTTTAACGCAACTACATAAATACTTGATTTATGACTCTTGCAATCGCGATCGAATAATTAATTCCTGTAAAATTAGCTCAATTTCTGATAGAAACTGTATAAGTCGGAATTTGGTAGTTGGTAGTTGGTAGTTGGTAGTTGGTAGTTGCCCCGCGACTCACCTCAGCTCCCTCAGCTCTCTTTTCCCCTCGCTCCTCGCTCCTCACTCCTATTCCTAAAGACATGCGCTCAGGTTCGCAAAGAAATGTAAAAATAGATTAAGTACAGCAGCAACTCGTTCGCGCGATCGCCGGCTGCCGATCTCATCAGAGAACTATATAAATGTAGTGCATGAGTGGAAACAGCCCCCTGCAAATTTCCGATTGGTTTCTGGCTTCGATGGGAACCAAACAGTTTCTCTATTACGAAGACCGTATTCCTCGCGATAGTGCCGTGTTGGTCGTGAGCAATCACCGTAGCTTCATGGATGCACCGCTATTGATGAAGGCAGTGGAACGTCCAATCCGCTTTGCTTGCCATCATTACATGGGACAAGTACCAGTCATGCGCGAGATTGTCACGGGTCAATTAGGGTGTTTTCCTTTAGAGACCCCCCAATATCGCCAACAAAGCTTTTTTAATCAAGCGATTGAATTGCTGCAACATCGGCAAGTAGTGGGAGTCTTCCCTGAAGGGACAAAGCCAATGGTGCAATTTAGTCAACCTTACCAGATGCAAAAGTTTCAGCGCGGATTTGCTCACTTAGCAATTCGCGCAGCTGCGGGCGGAGAGATTCATAAACCAGTCAAGGACTTGGCAGTTTTACCAGTGGCGATCGCCTCTTTAGAAGAAGTTAACACCTCCGCCGTACCGCTACGGCTGCTGAGTGTATTTGACCCTTCAGAACCTTTATTCGATCGCGCTGGCTGGCATCCATTGGTAATTTATCGCCGCGTTGCCCTTCTCGTCGGTCGTCCCTTGTGGATTACGCCTCAGCAGGTGAAACAATATCAGGGCAAACAAGCAAAAGCTGTTGTATCAGAATTGACCGAGCGCTGCGAGACAGAAATCGAGACGCTGTTACGTCAAGGATGTTACTAGTTATGAATGATAAAGGAGCAGAGGAGCAATTCAAAATTCAAAATTCAAAATTCAAAATTCAAAATTCAAAATTCCCCGACTCCCGACTTCCTAGTAGGGGCGCACAGCAGCGCGCCCCTACCGACTCCCGACTCCCTACAACAACACCAATAGTGACCAACCGTCCCTGTTTCCTCAGTCCGAAAAAACTCCAGCCGGAGTATCCGCTATTCGTATTTTTACCAGGAATGGATGGAACGGGGCAGTTATTGCGATCGCAAACTGAAGGTTTAGAAGTTGCCTTTGACGTGCGTTGTTTGATGATTCCGCCAGAGGATGTGTCCGATTGGGATGTTTTGAGCGCGCAAGTGATTCAGCTGATTCACAAAGAACTTGCCAAAAATCCTCAAAGAGAAGTTTACTTGTGCGGGGAGTCATTCGGTGGCTGTCTAGCAATGAAAGTAGCAGTCAAAGCACCAGAGCTATTTAGCCGCATTATTTTGGTCAATCCTGCTTCTTCCGTACAACTTCGTCCTTTCTTGGCGTGGGGTTCGCAATTTGCAAATCTAGTGCCGTCTTGTTTCTTCCGATTTGGGGCAGTGGGATTGTTACCGTTTCTTGCCTCCTTGGGGAGAGTAACTAAAAGCGATCGTCGCGAAATGCTTAAAGTCATTCGTTCAGTACCCCCAGAAACAGTTCTCTGGCGAATTACTTTAGTCAGAGATTTTGATGTAGACGAAACACAGTTAAAGCAACTGACACAACCAATACTCATTATTGCCAGCGCTCAAGATCGTCTTTTACCCTCAATCACAGAAGCCGAACGATTGCTCGGAATTTTACCAAATTCCCGTTTAGTTGTCCTACCCTACAGCGGACACGCCTGCTTGCTCGAATCAGAGACAAATCTTTACGATGTCATGCGATCGCAGCATTTTTTAGATGCACATGTGGAGCAAATAGCTGCTCGTAAGTCGTAAGTCGTAAATCGTAAGTCGTAAATCGTAAGTCGTAAGTCAGAATGAACTGATAACTGATAACTGATAACTGATAACTGATAACTGATAAAAATGTAACGAATATTACAGAAATTTAGTTAGTTTTGATCGTGGAAGGATAGGCTAGAGATTAAGAGATAATCGATCGCAATTGGGCGATCGCAATTAAATAGAGGAAAAAATATGGTTTCTACATCACCACTGCCGCTAGAAACTCCCTCTCCGGCTCATATTTGCCCTTACGACCAAGCGTGTAGCTATCTAGAACAAGCAGCAAAAGAATTAAGGTTAGACCAAAACCTACTCGTGATGCTGAGTCACCCGCGCAAAGTTATCACCGTATCAATTCCAGTTAAACTCGATAGCGGTGAAGTGCAAGTAC is from Scytonema millei VB511283 and encodes:
- a CDS encoding alpha/beta fold hydrolase; translated protein: MNDKGAEEQFKIQNSKFKIQNSKFPDSRLPSRGAQQRAPTDSRLPTTTPIVTNRPCFLSPKKLQPEYPLFVFLPGMDGTGQLLRSQTEGLEVAFDVRCLMIPPEDVSDWDVLSAQVIQLIHKELAKNPQREVYLCGESFGGCLAMKVAVKAPELFSRIILVNPASSVQLRPFLAWGSQFANLVPSCFFRFGAVGLLPFLASLGRVTKSDRREMLKVIRSVPPETVLWRITLVRDFDVDETQLKQLTQPILIIASAQDRLLPSITEAERLLGILPNSRLVVLPYSGHACLLESETNLYDVMRSQHFLDAHVEQIAARKS
- a CDS encoding lysophospholipid acyltransferase family protein, whose product is MSGNSPLQISDWFLASMGTKQFLYYEDRIPRDSAVLVVSNHRSFMDAPLLMKAVERPIRFACHHYMGQVPVMREIVTGQLGCFPLETPQYRQQSFFNQAIELLQHRQVVGVFPEGTKPMVQFSQPYQMQKFQRGFAHLAIRAAAGGEIHKPVKDLAVLPVAIASLEEVNTSAVPLRLLSVFDPSEPLFDRAGWHPLVIYRRVALLVGRPLWITPQQVKQYQGKQAKAVVSELTERCETEIETLLRQGCY